The Ancylobacter sp. WKF20 genome contains a region encoding:
- a CDS encoding MarR family transcriptional regulator: MMDIPLGFILVDAARLYRARMDRAFTDAGLGITAGEARTLLHLKINPGLRQGALAERMSIEPMTMVGYLDRLEALGVIARDPDPSDRRAKIVRLTPDAAPLLERILAAAATAREEALDGVAPSARDALRHALQLIRANLCAPGRGESA; the protein is encoded by the coding sequence ATGATGGACATTCCTCTCGGCTTCATCCTCGTCGACGCCGCCCGACTCTACCGGGCGCGCATGGACCGCGCCTTCACCGACGCCGGTCTCGGCATCACGGCGGGCGAGGCGCGCACGCTGCTCCACCTCAAGATCAATCCCGGCCTGCGCCAGGGGGCGCTGGCCGAGCGCATGAGCATCGAGCCGATGACCATGGTCGGCTATCTCGACCGGCTGGAAGCGCTGGGCGTGATCGCCCGCGATCCCGACCCGAGCGACCGGCGGGCCAAGATCGTGCGGCTCACGCCCGACGCCGCGCCCTTGCTGGAGCGCATCCTTGCCGCCGCGGCGACCGCGCGCGAAGAAGCGCTGGACGGCGTCGCCCCCTCCGCGCGCGACGCGCTGCGCCACGCGCTCCAGCTCATCCGCGCCAATCTCTGC